A stretch of Planococcus citri chromosome 5, ihPlaCitr1.1, whole genome shotgun sequence DNA encodes these proteins:
- the LOC135848414 gene encoding uncharacterized protein LOC135848414, with amino-acid sequence MAEICAPYIFAPQFYYSDENFSLIIEDLTSSGFKSADPIEKLDFQQCQLVFKSLAKLHAHSVKLHKTSKLPDIFHKDTFFLSQDPTSSHLIPVFAKAFDCFLRTFDPTLIQKYSKKLYNFRTNMLKIIASEVRGNDKSFKVLNHGDIWSNNIMFKYDKYGSTEQLRLIDFQLCRRASPAFDIIHFATTTMKFQVFDKYFDLLLEIYLETLNNTLKYFKCPTYRMEDLKKDIDNISGFTMLGFTVLTPVIMAEPDDPVDLASILENPLFEYKALEKAYRRRCYQDFARQWFMYFVKKGE; translated from the coding sequence TCCACAATTTTATTACTccgatgaaaatttctcattgatTATCGAAGATTTAACCAGTTCAGGGTTCAAATCAGCCGATCCCATTGAGAAACTAGATTTCCAACAGTGTCAACTCGTATTTAAAAGCTTAGCTAAACTTCACGCTCATTCGGTGAAATTACACAAGACGTCCAAGTTACCCGATATTTTCCATAAAGATACGTTTTTCTTATCGCAAGATCCGACTTCTAGTCATCTAATCCCTGTATTTGCCAAAGCTTTCGATTGCTTTCTACGGACCTTTGACCCGACCCTGATCCAGAAATATAGCAAGAAATTGTACAACTTTCGGACCaatatgttgaaaataatcGCCTCCGAAGTACGAGGAAATGACAAAAGTTTCAAAGTATTGAATCACGGTGATATCTGGTCTAATAATATCATGTTCAAGTACGATAAATACGGATCTACGGAACAACTCAGACTGATCGATTTCCAGCTCTGTCGCCGGGCTAGTCCCGCCTTCGATATTATTCACTTCGCAACAACcacgatgaaatttcaagtattcgATAAGTATTTCGATCTGCTACTGGAAATATATTTGGAAACTTTGAACAATACGTTGAAGTATTTCAAGTGCCCCACGTATCGAATGGAAGATCTCAAGAAAGATATCGATAATATCAGCGGATTCACTATGTTGGGGTTTACTGTGCTGACACCTGTTATAATGGCTGAACCTGATGATCCGGTTGATTTGGCCAGTATTTTGGAGAATCCTTTGTTCGAATATAAAGCTTTGGAGAAAGCTTACCGGAGACGTTGTTATCAGGATTTTGCTCGACAATGGTTCatgtattttgttaaaaaaggtgagtaa